Proteins encoded within one genomic window of Halomonas sp. YLGW01:
- a CDS encoding acetolactate synthase 3 large subunit → MELLSGADMIARFLQDEGVEYIYGYPGGAALHIYDALFRQDKVKHILVRHEQAATHAADGYARASGKPGTVLVTSGPGATNAVTGIATAYMDSIPLVVLCGQVMSHLIGDDAFQETDIIGVTRPVVKHSFSIRHPSEIPEVLKKAYYLAATGRPGPVVVDIPKDMTAPTERYEYVYPKKVKLRSYNPVNRGHTGQIKKAVELMLKAKRPVFYTGGGVVTGNASEGLTDLVKHLGFPITTTLMGIGAYPQSDHQCLGWLGMHGSYESNMAMHHADLVIAIGARFDDRVTNNTSKFCPTAKIIHVDIDPSSVSKTVRADVPIVGPAASVINEMISLVQGKDISQPEALAEWWKKLDGWREERVGRLYEPSHEGEPLKPQEVIEAVCRVTRGEAFVTTDVGQHQMFAAQYYKFDKPNRFITSGGLGTMGFGFPAAMGVKKSYPDDDVVCITGEGSFQMMMQELSTCKQYGVGVKIINLNNGSLGMVRQWQDLNYKSRHAHSYMESLPDFQMLIESYGFTALKVERHEDLEPALERAFADKNELVFLDVYVDPREHVYPMQVPLGSMRDMLLSKTERT, encoded by the coding sequence GTGGAACTGCTTTCCGGCGCCGACATGATCGCCCGCTTCCTTCAGGACGAGGGCGTCGAATATATCTATGGCTATCCCGGCGGAGCGGCGTTGCATATCTATGACGCCCTGTTCCGTCAGGATAAGGTCAAACACATCCTGGTACGCCACGAACAGGCCGCGACGCACGCCGCGGACGGCTATGCCCGGGCCTCCGGCAAGCCCGGTACCGTACTGGTCACCTCGGGGCCCGGCGCGACCAACGCCGTGACCGGCATTGCCACCGCCTACATGGACTCGATTCCGCTGGTGGTGCTGTGCGGTCAGGTGATGAGTCACTTGATCGGTGACGATGCCTTCCAGGAAACCGACATCATCGGCGTGACCCGCCCGGTAGTGAAGCATAGCTTCTCGATCAGGCATCCCTCGGAGATCCCCGAGGTGCTGAAGAAGGCCTACTACCTGGCGGCGACCGGCCGTCCCGGCCCGGTGGTGGTGGACATCCCCAAGGACATGACCGCCCCCACCGAGCGCTACGAGTACGTCTATCCGAAGAAGGTCAAGCTGCGCTCCTACAATCCGGTCAATCGCGGCCATACCGGCCAGATCAAGAAGGCCGTGGAGCTGATGCTCAAGGCCAAGCGCCCGGTGTTCTACACCGGCGGCGGCGTGGTCACCGGCAATGCAAGCGAAGGCCTGACCGATCTGGTCAAGCACCTGGGCTTCCCGATCACCACCACCCTGATGGGTATCGGCGCCTACCCGCAGAGCGACCATCAGTGCCTGGGCTGGCTGGGCATGCACGGCTCCTATGAGTCGAACATGGCCATGCACCACGCCGACCTGGTGATCGCCATCGGCGCGCGCTTCGACGACAGGGTGACCAACAACACCTCCAAGTTCTGTCCCACGGCCAAGATCATCCACGTCGACATCGACCCAAGCTCGGTGTCCAAGACCGTGCGGGCCGACGTGCCCATCGTCGGGCCCGCGGCCAGCGTCATCAACGAGATGATCAGCCTGGTGCAGGGCAAGGACATCAGCCAGCCCGAGGCACTCGCCGAGTGGTGGAAGAAGCTCGATGGCTGGCGCGAGGAGCGTGTCGGCAGGCTCTACGAGCCGTCCCATGAAGGCGAGCCGCTCAAGCCCCAGGAAGTGATCGAGGCGGTCTGCCGGGTGACCCGCGGCGAGGCCTTCGTCACCACCGACGTTGGCCAGCACCAGATGTTCGCGGCCCAGTACTACAAGTTCGACAAGCCAAACCGCTTCATCACCTCCGGCGGGCTCGGCACCATGGGCTTCGGCTTCCCGGCGGCCATGGGCGTCAAGAAGAGCTACCCGGACGATGATGTGGTCTGCATCACCGGCGAGGGCAGCTTCCAGATGATGATGCAGGAGCTCTCCACCTGTAAGCAGTACGGGGTGGGAGTGAAGATCATCAACCTGAACAACGGCTCGCTGGGCATGGTGCGCCAGTGGCAGGATTTGAACTACAAGTCCCGTCACGCCCACTCCTACATGGAGTCGCTGCCGGACTTTCAGATGCTGATCGAGTCGTATGGCTTCACCGCCCTCAAGGTGGAACGTCACGAGGATCTCGAACCCGCGCTCGAGCGGGCCTTCGCCGACAAGAACGAGCTGGTGTTCCTCGACGTCTACGTCGACCCGCGCGAGCACGTTTATCCGATGCAGGTGCCCCTGGGCTCCATGCGTGACATGCTGCTTTCGAAGACGGAGCGGACCTGA
- the ilvN gene encoding acetolactate synthase small subunit, whose translation MRHIISILMENEPGALSRVVGLFSQRNYNIESLNVAPTEDPTLSRLTVTTVGDDRVIEQITKHLNKLIDVVKLVDLTEGQHIERELMLVKVKALGAARDEVKRTADIFRAQVVDVTPNLYTVQITGDASKLDAFLQAMAPVGILEVARTGVSGIARGDKVLSL comes from the coding sequence ATGCGCCATATCATCTCGATCCTGATGGAAAACGAACCCGGCGCCTTGTCTCGTGTGGTGGGGCTGTTCTCGCAGCGCAACTACAACATCGAGTCGCTCAACGTGGCGCCGACCGAAGACCCGACGCTGTCGCGCCTGACCGTCACCACCGTCGGTGACGATCGGGTGATCGAGCAGATCACCAAGCACCTCAACAAGCTGATCGATGTGGTCAAGCTGGTCGACCTGACCGAGGGGCAGCACATCGAGCGCGAGCTGATGCTGGTCAAGGTCAAGGCGCTCGGCGCGGCCCGTGACGAGGTCAAGCGCACCGCCGATATCTTCCGTGCCCAGGTGGTCGACGTGACGCCGAACCTCTATACGGTGCAGATCACCGGCGATGCCAGCAAGCTGGATGCCTTCCTCCAGGCCATGGCCCCGGTGGGCATCCTCGAGGTGGCGCGTACCGGCGTCTCGGGCATCGCGCGGGGCGACAAGGTGCTGAGCCTCTGA
- the ilvY gene encoding HTH-type transcriptional activator IlvY gives MDMRDLRHFLSLADTLHFGRASEACHVSPSTLSRSIRSLEESLGVTLFERDNRHVALTHQGLTFQAYARDALEQWELVRHALMEETAALAGEISIFCSVTASYSFLYELLSDFRTRHPRIELKLHTGDPAQSISRVLAGEEDMAITPRPRRLPEALAFKPMTTSPLVFIAPRDGADWMPAHPEVPTAEQWAEVPMILSESGLSREYSDTWFKALGIAPRIYAQVAGHEAIVSMVGLGFGIGVVPKIVVDNSPLADRVQSLAVKPELPHYDVGLCVAQRRLKSPLIRALWAEVSAR, from the coding sequence ATGGACATGCGTGACCTCCGACACTTCCTGAGCCTGGCCGACACCCTGCATTTCGGCCGTGCCAGCGAGGCCTGCCACGTCAGCCCCTCGACGCTCTCTCGGTCGATCCGCTCCCTCGAGGAGAGCCTGGGCGTGACGCTCTTCGAGCGCGACAACCGCCATGTGGCCCTGACGCATCAGGGGCTGACCTTCCAGGCCTATGCCCGAGATGCCCTGGAGCAGTGGGAACTGGTGCGTCATGCGCTGATGGAAGAGACCGCAGCGCTCGCCGGCGAGATCAGCATCTTCTGCTCGGTCACCGCCAGCTACAGCTTCCTGTATGAGCTACTCAGCGACTTTCGCACCCGCCACCCGCGCATCGAACTCAAGCTGCATACCGGCGACCCGGCTCAGTCCATCTCACGGGTGCTGGCCGGCGAGGAGGACATGGCCATCACGCCGCGACCGCGGCGGCTCCCCGAGGCACTGGCCTTCAAGCCGATGACCACCTCACCGCTGGTCTTCATCGCCCCCCGCGACGGCGCCGACTGGATGCCCGCCCATCCCGAGGTCCCCACCGCCGAGCAGTGGGCCGAAGTGCCGATGATCCTCTCCGAATCGGGCCTGTCCCGGGAATACAGCGACACCTGGTTCAAGGCACTGGGCATCGCGCCACGCATCTATGCTCAGGTGGCCGGCCACGAGGCCATCGTCAGCATGGTAGGGCTCGGCTTCGGCATCGGCGTGGTGCCAAAGATCGTGGTCGACAACAGCCCCCTCGCCGATCGCGTGCAGAGCCTGGCGGTCAAACCCGAACTGCCCCACTACGACGTGGGCCTGTGTGTGGCCCAGCGCCGATTGAAGAGCCCGCTGATCCGCGCCCTGTGGGCCGAGGTCTCAGCGCGCTAA
- the ilvC gene encoding ketol-acid reductoisomerase yields the protein MHVYYDKDCDLSLIQGKKVTIVGYGSQGHAHANNLKESGVDVTVALRKGSSSAAKAEAAGLKVASVAEASQTADVVMLLAPDENQKAIYEQEVAPNLKQGATLAFAHGFNIHYNQIEPRKDLDVIMIAPKAPGHTVRSEFVKGGGIPDLIAIHQDATGNAKALALSYAAGVGGGRTGIIETTFRDETETDLFGEQAVLCGGAVELVKAGFETLTEAGYAPEMAYFECLHELKLIVDLMYEGGIANMNYSISNNAEFGEYFTGQEVINDQSREAMRNALKRIQNGDYAKSFIAESQTNYPSMTARRRLNAEHPIEQVGEKLRSMMPWIAANQLVDKSKN from the coding sequence ATGCACGTGTATTACGACAAGGACTGCGACCTCTCCCTCATCCAGGGCAAGAAGGTCACCATCGTGGGTTACGGTTCTCAGGGCCACGCCCACGCCAACAACCTGAAGGAATCCGGCGTCGACGTCACCGTCGCGCTGCGCAAGGGCTCCTCCTCGGCCGCCAAGGCCGAAGCCGCCGGCCTCAAGGTGGCGTCCGTCGCCGAGGCGAGCCAGACCGCTGACGTGGTCATGCTGCTGGCGCCCGACGAGAACCAGAAGGCGATCTACGAGCAGGAAGTCGCTCCGAACCTGAAGCAGGGCGCGACCCTGGCCTTCGCTCACGGCTTCAACATCCACTACAACCAGATCGAGCCGCGCAAGGACCTGGACGTGATCATGATCGCGCCCAAGGCCCCGGGCCACACCGTGCGCTCCGAGTTCGTCAAGGGCGGCGGCATTCCCGACCTGATCGCGATCCATCAGGATGCGACCGGCAATGCCAAGGCCCTGGCGCTGTCCTACGCGGCAGGCGTCGGCGGTGGCCGTACCGGCATCATCGAGACCACCTTCCGTGACGAGACCGAGACCGATCTGTTCGGCGAACAGGCGGTGCTGTGTGGCGGTGCGGTCGAACTGGTCAAGGCCGGCTTCGAGACCCTGACCGAGGCAGGCTATGCCCCGGAGATGGCCTACTTCGAGTGCCTGCACGAGCTCAAGCTGATCGTCGACCTGATGTACGAAGGCGGCATTGCCAACATGAACTACTCGATCTCCAACAACGCGGAGTTCGGCGAGTACTTCACCGGCCAGGAAGTCATCAACGACCAGTCCCGTGAGGCCATGCGCAACGCGCTGAAGCGGATCCAGAACGGCGACTATGCCAAGAGCTTCATTGCCGAGAGCCAGACCAACTATCCGTCGATGACCGCGCGTCGTCGTCTCAACGCCGAGCACCCGATCGAGCAGGTCGGTGAGAAGCTGCGCTCCATGATGCCCTGGATCGCCGCCAACCAGCTGGTCGACAAGTCCAAGAACTGA
- the pssA gene encoding CDP-diacylglycerol--serine O-phosphatidyltransferase, producing MSQDSQKTEYDHAEHDEDVTATFLRETEVVEEAVEDGKKIRRRGIYLLPNLFTTSALFSGFFAVVAGINGDFSAAAIAIFIAMVLDGLDGRVARMTNTQSAFGAEYDSLADMISFGMAPALVAFTWILQDIGKIGWVVAFLYVACAALRLARFNVQIGSTDKKWFIGLPSPSAAALVAASVWTFHSFDANAFAFKLLMLVVVAAAGVLMVSNIRYYSFKDVDLKGPVPFVMLLAIVLGFVVISVEPAVMLLLLFAVYVASGPVLAVLRKMKKLPAN from the coding sequence ATGAGTCAGGATTCGCAAAAGACCGAATACGATCACGCCGAACACGACGAAGATGTCACCGCGACCTTTCTGCGCGAGACGGAAGTGGTCGAGGAAGCGGTCGAGGATGGAAAGAAGATCCGGCGGCGCGGCATCTATCTGCTGCCGAACCTGTTCACCACATCCGCATTGTTCTCGGGATTCTTCGCCGTGGTCGCCGGTATCAATGGTGATTTCTCGGCCGCGGCCATCGCGATCTTTATCGCCATGGTGCTCGACGGCCTGGACGGTCGCGTGGCGCGCATGACCAATACCCAGAGCGCCTTCGGTGCCGAGTACGATAGCCTCGCCGACATGATCTCCTTCGGCATGGCGCCGGCCCTGGTGGCCTTCACCTGGATCCTTCAGGACATCGGCAAGATTGGCTGGGTGGTGGCCTTCCTGTATGTGGCCTGCGCCGCTCTGCGTCTGGCGCGCTTCAATGTGCAGATCGGTTCCACCGACAAGAAGTGGTTCATCGGCCTGCCCAGTCCCTCCGCCGCCGCTCTGGTGGCTGCCAGTGTCTGGACCTTCCACAGCTTCGATGCCAATGCCTTCGCCTTCAAGCTGTTGATGCTGGTGGTGGTGGCCGCGGCAGGGGTGCTGATGGTCAGCAACATTCGCTACTACAGCTTCAAGGATGTCGACCTCAAGGGGCCGGTGCCCTTCGTGATGCTGCTCGCCATCGTGCTGGGCTTCGTGGTGATCTCGGTGGAGCCGGCGGTCATGCTGCTGCTGCTGTTCGCCGTCTACGTCGCCTCGGGGCCGGTGCTTGCCGTACTGCGCAAGATGAAGAAGCTGCCTGCGAACTGA